The genomic region CGGAGGAACTCCGCTCGCTGCGCGCTCTGGTGGTGGACGACAACACCACCTCGCGGGAGATTCTGCAACGGCTTCTGAGTTCCTGGCATCTGGACAACACCGTCGTGGACGGCGGCACGGCAGCCTTGCGGGAGATGGAACGCGCCGCCGTGCAACAGCAGCCTTACGGCCTGCTGTTGCTGGACTGGTCCATGCCGGAATTGGACGGCATCGAAACGGCGCTGTGCATCCGGGAAAACCCCGCTCTGCCCTTCGCGCCGCTGATCATCCTGGTCTCCGCTTTCGAACGGGAGGAGGTCATGGCCAAGGCTGCGGAGGCCGATATCCAGGCCTTTCTGCCCAAACCGGTCAACCCCTCCCTGCTCTTCGACACCATTCTGGAGCTGTTCGGCAAGGGGGAGCCGGGTCGGGAAACCAGCCATTACCAGCTACCCGAAACCATCGACTGTCAGTTGCTGGAGGGACGCCGTCTGCTGGTGGTGGACGATCTGCCGGACAACTCCGATCTGATCCGGGAGATTCTGGAACGCAAAGGGCTGATCGTCACCCTGGCGGGCAACGGCCAGGAGGCCGTGGATCTGGCCAGCCGCGCCGAGCCCCCCTTCGACGCCGTGTTGACCGACGTGCAGATGCCGGTCATGGACGGCATGGAGGCCACCCGCGCCATGCGTCGCCTGCCTTCCCTGCAGGAGATGCCCATCATCGCCATGACCGCCAGCGCCATGTCCCAGGACGTGGAAGCCTGTCTGGCCAGCGGCATGAACGATCACCTGCCCAAGCCCATCGATGTCAACCAACTGCTGCTCAAGCTGATACACTGGATCACCGCCCGCAACCAACCCTTGCCCGAGGGGAGCGCCCCTTCCGCACACGATGGCCCTCACCCGCCCGGGCTGATGCTGGACGAAGGACTGGCCCGCTGCGAAGGCAACGAAACCCTCTACGCCCGGCTGATCGGCCATTTCCTCGCCGAATTCGAAACCGAGCCCGCCCGGCTGGGCGAAATCCTGCGCCAGGGCGATGCGACCACGGCCCTCCAACGCCTGCACAAAATGAAGGGCGCCGCCGCCACCATCGCCGCCCGCCAGTTGGCGGACCAGTGCGATATCCTGGAGACGGCTTTGCGTTTTCCCGACCATCCCCTGCCCCCCGAAGCCCTCCTCCCCCTCGAACAGGCCCTGGAACCGGTGCTGTCCGCCGCCAGGGACTTCATGGCCCGGGCGGGGCTTTCCCCCCGGATAATAGAAATGGAACGCATTAACCCAAATGAATTGTTGCGTAAAGTAACAGAGCTTGGCACCCTGTTACACCAGGGCGATTTGCGCAGCGAGGTGGTTTTCGAGGAGATACGGCAACGTATGGTGGATCTTGTCGAGGGGGAAGAGGTGGTGAGGCAATTGGAAGCATGTCTGGGGCGTCTGGACACCACGGGGGCGCTCGAACGGGTGGCGCTGCTGAAAGAGATCCTGGAACGGACATCGGGTGAGGCTCATGAACAATCCTGAGACCAGACAGTCCGTATTGATCGTGGATGATGCCCCGGACAACATCCGGTTGTTGGGGTATGCCCTGTCGGGGGACTACCAGGTTCATTTCGCCACCCGTGGTCAGGAGGCGCTGGAGCGGGCCTTCGCCTCGCCGCCGGATCTGATTCTTCTGGATGTGATGATGCCGGGCATGGATGGTTTTCAGGTGTGCGAGACCCTGTGTCGGGACGAGCGCACTCGTGACGTTCCGGTGATTCTGGTGACGGCGCTGCATGACATGGATGCGGAAATCCGGGGTTTCAATGCGGGTGCGGTCGATTTCGTCAACAAGCCGGTCAATCCCCTGCGGGTCAGGGCGCGGGTGGCGGTGCAACTGGCCCTGAAGCGGCAGCGGGATGCCTTGGCCAGCGCCAATGCGCGTTTGCAGGAGGAGATCGCCTGTCGGCAGCATCTGGAGGCGCAACTGCGGGAGCAGGCCGAATTCGACAATTTGACGGGGCTGCCCAATCGCAAGCTGTTTCAGGACCGCTTGGAGCAGGTGATTCTGGCGGCGCAGCGGCATCGGCAGATGTTTGCCCTGATGTTCGTCGATCTGGATCGTTTCAAGTGGGTCAACGACACCCTGGGCCACGACGCGGGGGATGCCTTGCTGGTGGAGGCCTCGCGGCGGCTCAAGGGGGTGGTGCGCAAGTCCGACACGGTGGCGCGGCTGGGTGGGGACGAGTTCACGGTGATTCTGTCCGACATCCTTCACGAGTCGATGGCGGAGCTGGTGGCGCGCAAGATTCTGGAGCAGTTGGCGTTGCCGTTTCTGCTCAAGGGGCAGGAGGTGGTTATTTCGGGGAGTTGCGGCATCGCGCTTTTTCCGGGGGATGGCGCGGCTGCCGACGAGTTGACGCGCAACGCCGATTCGGCGATGTATCGGGCCAAGGAGTCGGGGCGCAACGCTTTTCAGTTCTTCTCGCGGGAGATCAACCAGTTGGCGCAGCGACGCCTGCGGCTGGAAGTGGAGATGAGGCGCGCCTGTTTGATGAACGAATTTTATCTCGATTATCAACCCAAGGTGACCTTGGCCTCGGGGCAGATGACGGGGATGGAGGCGCTGGTGCGTTGGGATCATCCCCGGGAGGGTATCTTGTTGCCGCAGCAGTTCATTCCGCTGGCGGAGGGTACCGGGTTGATTGCCCAGTTGGGGGCGTGGGTCTTGCGCACCGCCTGTTTGGATGCCGCCTCCTGGGCGATGGCAGGCTATCCCGATTTGCGTTTGGCGGTGAATTTGTCGGCGTTGCAGTTCCGGGATGGGGATTCTTTGGTGCGGTTGGTACAGGAGGTATTGCAGGAGACGGGTTTCCCGGGGGACAAGCTGGAGTTGGAGATTACCGAGAACATGATGTTGGGGGATCCGAAGAAGGCGGTGGAGACCT from Magnetococcales bacterium harbors:
- a CDS encoding response regulator, with protein sequence EEWSLLRLTDLQEPGLTDPVPWRLRPVSEQDVPMRRKDGRPLWVRLSISLKSDASGRVIEGRAILLDRTERKEAEESLRQYEAIVAASKDHMAFLDRRFVYRAVNRAYLDNHGREYHEIVGHAVPELLGEEMFARIRPNLDRCLAGETVNYQDWFDFPVSGRRWMDVSYFPQWRNDGQVGGIVVSSRDITDRKAMEDELRRSEEEARRANRSRGAFLANMSHEIRTPMNSIIGMGYLALQTDLTRQQRDYLERIHASSNSLLRIINDILDFSKIDAGKLELETAPFDLYRLVEQVADGLLIKARQKPDIEILIAMPTDIPRILLGDATRLGQVLNNLCDNALKFTQRGEIVLSVTLVRESPTRVTLAFEVRDTGIGIAPDQAERLFQPFQQADSSTTRKYGGTGLGLAICRKLVELMGGGIDVESRPDHGSRFHFQCPFDSLVAPEKERYRLPEELRSLRALVVDDNTTSREILQRLLSSWHLDNTVVDGGTAALREMERAAVQQQPYGLLLLDWSMPELDGIETALCIRENPALPFAPLIILVSAFEREEVMAKAAEADIQAFLPKPVNPSLLFDTILELFGKGEPGRETSHYQLPETIDCQLLEGRRLLVVDDLPDNSDLIREILERKGLIVTLAGNGQEAVDLASRAEPPFDAVLTDVQMPVMDGMEATRAMRRLPSLQEMPIIAMTASAMSQDVEACLASGMNDHLPKPIDVNQLLLKLIHWITARNQPLPEGSAPSAHDGPHPPGLMLDEGLARCEGNETLYARLIGHFLAEFETEPARLGEILRQGDATTALQRLHKMKGAAATIAARQLADQCDILETALRFPDHPLPPEALLPLEQALEPVLSAARDFMARAGLSPRIIEMERINPNELLRKVTELGTLLHQGDLRSEVVFEEIRQRMVDLVEGEEVVRQLEACLGRLDTTGALERVALLKEILERTSGEAHEQS
- a CDS encoding EAL domain-containing protein produces the protein MNNPETRQSVLIVDDAPDNIRLLGYALSGDYQVHFATRGQEALERAFASPPDLILLDVMMPGMDGFQVCETLCRDERTRDVPVILVTALHDMDAEIRGFNAGAVDFVNKPVNPLRVRARVAVQLALKRQRDALASANARLQEEIACRQHLEAQLREQAEFDNLTGLPNRKLFQDRLEQVILAAQRHRQMFALMFVDLDRFKWVNDTLGHDAGDALLVEASRRLKGVVRKSDTVARLGGDEFTVILSDILHESMAELVARKILEQLALPFLLKGQEVVISGSCGIALFPGDGAAADELTRNADSAMYRAKESGRNAFQFFSREINQLAQRRLRLEVEMRRACLMNEFYLDYQPKVTLASGQMTGMEALVRWDHPREGILLPQQFIPLAEGTGLIAQLGAWVLRTACLDAASWAMAGYPDLRLAVNLSALQFRDGDSLVRLVQEVLQETGFPGDKLELEITENMMLGDPKKAVETLNRLREMGVGIAMDDFGTGYSSLALLRQLPIQVIKIDRSFVQDLGPEANDAVFLSAMLSMARKLGLHVVVEGVENLEQLAFLQNQDGGDEVQGYFFSPPLGREAFSALLQGKIPLGGGGIYH